The Desulfovibrio sp. TomC genomic interval GCCGAGTTCAACCCGGTGTTGGTCAATGCCGAGAAGGCCGTCGTGGCCGACGTGCGCATCACCCTTTCCGCCTAAAACGAACCCAGGAGGAACAATCCTATGATCGGTCTCTACATTGGGTCCACCCAGGGATATTCAGGAAAAAACCTCGTTACCCTGGCCCTGGGACAGCATTTCCAGCGCGAAGGGCAGCGTATCGGCTACATGAAGCCCATCGGCGCCGTGCCCCACAAGATCGGCAACCAGATTGGCGACGAGGACGCTTACTTCATGCAGCAGGCCCTGGGTCTGTCCGAAGACCCGTCCCTGGTGACGCCCGTGGTCATTACCCGCGATTTCCGGATGCGGGCCTTCCTTGAAGATTGCGCCAACCTGCTGCCGGGGATCGTCGACAGCTATAAAAAACTCTCGGCTGACAAGGATATGATGCTGGTCGGGGGCTCGGGCAGCTTCCTCTACTCCGGCAAATACTGCGGGGTGGACGGCGTGTCCGTGAGCCAGGCCATGGGCGCCAAGGTCGTCCTGGTCGACCGGTATCTCCAGGAATACAACTATGACTATCTGGCCGCCGCCAAGGAAGCCCTGGGCGACGATCTGGTCGGCGTCATCTTAAACGACGTGCCCGAGCACTTCCGCGAGGAAGCCGAAACGCTCATCACCCCGTTCCTCAAACGCCGGGGCGTGGATGTCCTTGGCATCGTCCCCCACGATCCCATCATGTTCGCCGTGCGCGCCTCTGATCTGGCTGCCGGCCTCGGCGGCCGCCTCGTGACCGGAGCCCCCAAAAACGACAAGCTGGTGGTCAATTTCCTGATTGGCACCATGCAGATCGAAAACTTCGTGACCTTCTTCAAGCGCCAGAAAGACGTGGCCATCCTGTGCGGCGGCGACCGGTCCGATCTGCAGCTCGTGGCCCTGGAAGGCAACTGCTCGGCCTTG includes:
- a CDS encoding phosphotransacetylase family protein, with amino-acid sequence MIGLYIGSTQGYSGKNLVTLALGQHFQREGQRIGYMKPIGAVPHKIGNQIGDEDAYFMQQALGLSEDPSLVTPVVITRDFRMRAFLEDCANLLPGIVDSYKKLSADKDMMLVGGSGSFLYSGKYCGVDGVSVSQAMGAKVVLVDRYLQEYNYDYLAAAKEALGDDLVGVILNDVPEHFREEAETLITPFLKRRGVDVLGIVPHDPIMFAVRASDLAAGLGGRLVTGAPKNDKLVVNFLIGTMQIENFVTFFKRQKDVAILCGGDRSDLQLVALEGNCSALILTGNLYPNDMILAKAEDKGVPVIVVRDDTFSVAKKMELMLTREKLRDRSRIEHGTKIVQQAVNMPLLKKNLGL